In Helianthus annuus cultivar XRQ/B chromosome 3, HanXRQr2.0-SUNRISE, whole genome shotgun sequence, a single window of DNA contains:
- the LOC110931671 gene encoding DNA damage-repair/toleration protein DRT100, producing MTSSIRRRAKRSKTSSSVDPKTPTSDARNVDLNDVVEVNEEQLEEELSRPPGRRKDKRTGKKTVESSSDLELKEDFEEMNRRLQDIRNLGYKRWEIPYTISYIYRLSDLDLSLNRISGPIPESLGKMAVLATLNLHGNRISGKLPATLMNSSISILNLSRNAIEGNIPDVFGPRSYFMMMDLSHNNLKGPIPKTITSATYIGHLDLSYNHLCGAIPAVSWFEHLEASSFVNNDCLCGKPLKSC from the exons ATGACGTCGAGTATTAGACGTCGAGCTAAacggtcaaaaacatcatcctccgttgaccctAAAACACCGACTTCGGATGCCCGCAATGTCGATCTAAATGATGTTGTGGAGGTTAACGAAGAGCAACTTGAAGAAGAGTTGTCCCGACCACCCGGTAGAAGAAAGGATAAGCGAACCGGGAAAAAAACGGTggagtcgtcttccgatctcgagttgAAGGAAGActtcgaggagatgaaccgtcgtctccaagacattcgcAACCTCGGCTACAAACGTTGGGAG ATTCCTTACACGATATCCTACATCTACCGTCTCTCAGATCTAGATCTCTCATTAAACCGGATCTCCGGTCCAATTCCTGAATCTCTCGGTAAAATGGCGGTTTTAGCGACATTAAACCTTCACGGAAACAGAATTTCCGGTAAGTTACCGGCTACGTTGATGAATTCAAGCATTAGCATATTGAATTTAAGCAGAAATGCTATTGAAGGCAACATACCTGACGTGTTCGGGCCTAGATCTTACTTCATGATGATGGATTTGAGTCATAATAATCTGAAAGGACCGATACCGAAGACAATAACGTCGGCGACGTATATCGGACACCTTGATCTGAGTTATAATCATCTCTGTGGAGCGATTCCAGCGGTTTCGTGGTTCGAGCATCTTGAAGCGTCGTCGTTTGTTAACAATGACTGTTTATGTGGAAAGCCTCTGAAGAGTTGTTGA
- the LOC110929233 gene encoding ADP-ribosylation factor 2, protein MGAKCSRVKQLLAKSYIKILMLGLDDSGKTAILYKLKLGDFIATVPTIGFNVEALEYKNIRFSVWDLGGQDSIRAMWRYYYRNTHALIFVVDSNNRKRIYQARNELHRLLKEDELSDATILVFANKQDLPDAMNVSEVADKLKLHTISQRRWHIQSTSAKTGHGLYEGLSWLNDNAPNKVAQANSCISLPARRILEASLT, encoded by the exons ATGGGTGCGAAGTGTTCTCGAGTCAAGCAACTTCTTGCCAAATCCTACATAAAGATTTTAATGCTGGGACTTGATGATTCTGGAAAGACAGCCATTTTGTATAAGCTTAAGCTAGGGGACTTTATTGCAACTGTACCTACAATtg GGTTTAATGTGGAAGCTCTGGAGTACAAGAACATCAGATTCTCTGTGTGGGATTTAGGAGGACAAGATTCG ATACGCGCTATGTGGAGATACTACTATCGCAATACACACGCACTCATCTTTGTAGTAGACAGTAATAACCGAAAAAGAATTTACCAAGCCCGAAATGAGTTGCATCGCCTTCTAAAGGAG GACGAACTGAGTGATGCGACAATACTTGTTTTCGCCAATAAGCAAGACTTGCCCGATGCTATGAATGTTTCCGAGGTCGCTGATAAGCTCAAGTTGCACACTATATCTCAACGACGTTG GCACATACAGAGTACTTCTGCGAAAACCGGTCATGGACTCTATGAAGGTCTAAGTTGGCTAAATGATAATGCCCCTAACAAAGTTGCACAAGCTAACTCTTGTATCTCTCTTCCTGCACGTAGAATCTTAGAGGCTAGCCTCACTTaa